The following are from one region of the Rhodopirellula sp. P2 genome:
- a CDS encoding TAT-variant-translocated molybdopterin oxidoreductase: MTTSTQDAGFDSSETSSSSAAGKPQYWRSLSEFRQDDAFVSEFLHREFPVAASEFPEGVSRRRWMQIMGASLAMAGAAGCRYPEELIAPFVLRPADRVPGETYQAATNFELAGEVQHLLITCVDGRPIKAEPNTTHPAGGGAGTHAQACVLGLYDPDRARGEAGVPIRFDDSEKRRIESDWDAFANYGQALLRSVGDGESVAVMMSPTTSPTTLRMIGELQKKLPAASVCVYNPIDGGLMNEGTQRVFGKPATQKFDFTEAEVIVSFQSDFLGSDTGSQANSRTFAAKRDPMQAETKGQMSRLYVAEGGYTSTGAAADVRIAIRPSQMKAVLAELGRRVEKIKAGETLGEEFGLENLPGEGAAYSELDAAARLDRFLNAAAADLAAAGDKGVVVVGETLGADAIVAGIDMNAKLGSLSSIQTFRPVAGADLKNQLTLQDAFDRINKGDLSTVLFVDTNVVHTAPGDLDFTKALERVEHSIYLGIYDDETAEKCSWSLPMSHPLESWGDCVGIDGHYGICQPQIMPLLGGRSAAEVLALMLAEDVTEGETLVRRTADSVSGSAISDRQWRKLLHDGFSEEVVVSAEEVAAGETAVELPAELPEITMDVDQDDIEVIFTASESLYDGRFANNGWLQELPQALTKLVWDNAAVMSPRTAEALGIKHGLMVAIRRGDTTVELPVYEMPGCAPGVITTQIGYGRTRVGAVGGSIEMDVDPVGVNVSPIRFSDSMLYAHPVEARPRYTEYDLVTTQDHWAIDELGRDEAESRSFSLIREGTLELLKKLPEFTEAKGPHVPSVGEEGSLWKEPINQIEESKEHIPQWGMSIDLTKCLGCNACVVACQSENNVPIVGKEQVGNSREMHWLRIDRYFQGDSDVADIVQEPVACMHCETAPCEQVCPVAATVHTDEGLNAMTYNRCIGTRYCGNNCPFKVRRFNYFNYNKDVGVGYGIDAYPGSIETANRKLQQLVLNPDVTVRGRGVMEKCTYCVQRIEHAKIDARKDGRNAVRDGDIVTACQAACPTNAIDFGNIADPESAVSKAKADIRSYGMLGQLNVKPRTSYKARIRNTPFALMTRKQIEDLSLEAPHHGHEEHGHDDHGHDEGDHGHDDHAHGEEEHTRNLTRPFQLPIV, translated from the coding sequence ATGACCACTTCGACCCAAGACGCCGGTTTCGATTCTTCCGAAACCTCCTCTTCGTCCGCTGCAGGCAAACCGCAGTACTGGCGTAGCTTGTCGGAATTTCGTCAAGACGACGCGTTCGTCAGCGAATTTTTGCATCGTGAATTTCCGGTCGCAGCATCGGAATTCCCCGAAGGCGTTTCGCGTCGTCGATGGATGCAAATCATGGGTGCGTCGCTGGCCATGGCGGGTGCCGCGGGGTGTCGTTACCCCGAGGAACTGATCGCACCGTTCGTGCTGCGACCCGCCGATCGTGTGCCCGGTGAAACCTACCAAGCGGCAACCAACTTTGAACTCGCCGGTGAAGTCCAGCATTTGCTGATCACCTGCGTCGATGGTCGTCCGATCAAAGCCGAGCCCAACACGACTCACCCAGCGGGTGGGGGAGCGGGCACGCACGCCCAGGCTTGCGTGCTGGGGCTTTACGATCCTGACCGGGCTCGCGGTGAAGCCGGTGTTCCGATCCGTTTCGACGACAGCGAAAAACGACGCATTGAGTCCGACTGGGACGCCTTCGCCAATTATGGCCAGGCGTTGCTGCGATCGGTTGGAGATGGCGAATCGGTTGCTGTGATGATGTCGCCGACGACGTCGCCCACCACGTTGCGAATGATCGGCGAACTGCAGAAGAAACTGCCCGCCGCGTCCGTCTGCGTTTACAACCCGATCGATGGCGGCTTGATGAACGAAGGCACCCAGCGGGTCTTCGGCAAACCAGCCACTCAGAAATTTGACTTCACCGAAGCGGAAGTCATCGTTTCGTTCCAGTCTGATTTCCTGGGCAGCGACACGGGCAGCCAAGCCAACTCACGCACGTTCGCGGCAAAACGCGATCCGATGCAAGCAGAGACGAAAGGCCAGATGAGTCGTCTGTACGTCGCCGAAGGCGGGTACACGTCCACAGGTGCCGCGGCCGACGTTCGCATCGCGATTCGCCCCAGCCAGATGAAGGCCGTCTTGGCCGAACTTGGTCGCCGCGTTGAAAAAATCAAAGCGGGTGAAACACTCGGCGAAGAGTTCGGTTTGGAAAACTTGCCCGGCGAAGGTGCCGCGTACAGCGAACTGGATGCGGCCGCTCGATTGGATCGATTCTTGAACGCCGCTGCTGCTGACTTGGCCGCCGCTGGTGACAAGGGTGTGGTCGTCGTTGGCGAAACGCTCGGTGCGGATGCGATCGTCGCTGGCATCGACATGAATGCAAAACTGGGTTCGCTCAGTTCCATTCAAACCTTCCGCCCTGTTGCGGGTGCGGATCTGAAGAACCAACTCACGCTCCAAGACGCATTCGATCGGATCAACAAGGGCGACCTGAGCACGGTGCTGTTTGTCGACACCAACGTGGTCCACACCGCACCGGGCGATCTGGATTTCACAAAGGCTCTCGAACGCGTCGAGCACTCGATCTACTTGGGCATCTACGACGACGAAACGGCTGAAAAATGCAGTTGGTCGTTGCCCATGAGCCACCCACTTGAATCTTGGGGTGACTGCGTCGGGATCGACGGTCATTACGGCATTTGCCAGCCGCAAATCATGCCGCTTCTCGGTGGTCGCTCCGCTGCAGAAGTCTTGGCGTTGATGCTGGCCGAAGATGTCACCGAGGGAGAGACGCTGGTCCGTCGCACCGCGGATTCGGTTTCTGGATCTGCGATCAGCGATCGCCAATGGCGAAAACTGCTGCACGATGGTTTCTCGGAAGAGGTTGTCGTGTCGGCAGAAGAAGTGGCCGCGGGCGAAACCGCGGTTGAGCTGCCAGCCGAACTGCCTGAGATCACGATGGATGTCGATCAAGATGACATCGAAGTCATCTTCACCGCTTCGGAAAGTCTCTACGACGGTCGCTTTGCCAACAACGGTTGGTTGCAAGAATTGCCGCAAGCCCTGACGAAATTGGTCTGGGACAACGCCGCGGTCATGAGCCCTCGCACCGCGGAAGCGTTGGGGATCAAGCACGGTCTGATGGTTGCGATTCGTCGCGGCGACACGACTGTTGAATTGCCGGTTTACGAAATGCCCGGTTGTGCACCTGGCGTGATCACCACGCAAATTGGGTACGGCCGAACTCGCGTCGGTGCCGTTGGCGGATCCATCGAAATGGATGTCGATCCGGTTGGCGTCAACGTTTCGCCGATCCGGTTCAGCGACTCGATGTTGTACGCTCATCCCGTCGAAGCTCGTCCGCGATACACCGAATACGATCTGGTCACGACTCAGGATCACTGGGCGATCGATGAGCTTGGACGCGACGAAGCTGAGAGCCGCAGTTTCAGCCTGATTCGTGAAGGCACGCTTGAGTTACTCAAGAAGCTGCCTGAATTCACCGAAGCCAAGGGGCCTCACGTCCCGTCGGTGGGTGAAGAAGGTTCGCTTTGGAAAGAGCCGATCAACCAAATCGAAGAAAGCAAGGAACACATTCCTCAGTGGGGCATGTCGATTGACTTGACCAAGTGCCTGGGCTGCAACGCCTGCGTGGTCGCTTGTCAAAGCGAAAACAACGTGCCGATCGTGGGCAAAGAACAGGTCGGCAACAGCCGTGAAATGCACTGGCTGCGGATTGACCGTTACTTCCAAGGCGATTCTGACGTCGCGGACATCGTTCAAGAGCCGGTTGCTTGCATGCACTGCGAAACGGCACCCTGCGAGCAGGTTTGTCCGGTTGCGGCCACGGTTCACACCGATGAAGGTCTCAACGCGATGACCTACAACCGCTGCATCGGCACACGGTACTGCGGTAACAACTGCCCATTCAAAGTTCGCCGGTTCAACTACTTCAACTACAACAAAGACGTTGGAGTTGGTTACGGCATCGATGCTTACCCAGGCTCGATCGAAACCGCCAATCGCAAGCTTCAGCAATTGGTGCTCAACCCGGATGTCACCGTTCGCGGACGGGGTGTCATGGAGAAATGCACTTACTGCGTCCAACGCATCGAGCACGCCAAGATTGACGCTCGCAAGGACGGAAGGAACGCGGTTCGCGATGGCGATATCGTCACCGCTTGCCAAGCCGCTTGTCCGACCAACGCGATCGACTTTGGTAACATTGCGGATCCGGAATCGGCTGTTTCAAAAGCCAAGGCAGACATTCGCAGCTATGGCATGTTGGGGCAACTCAACGTCAAGCCACGAACGTCCTACAAGGCTCGCATTCGCAACACGCCGTTCGCCTTGATGACTCGCAAGCAGATCGAGGATCTGTCACTCGAGGCACCTCATCATGGTCACGAAGAACACGGGCACGATGACCATGGTCATGACGAAGGCGACCACGGTCACGACGATCACGCTCATGGTGAAGAAGAGCACACTCGGAACCTGACTCGTCCGTTCCAGTTGCCGATCGTCTAG
- a CDS encoding cytochrome c3 family protein translates to MKRFLFPRWVNPFLGVLGLALVGGGVYAAAMGGLVTDPQTLNVGYQPTQPVPFSHALHAGQLKMDCRYCHNTVFDAAHAAVPPTATCVNCHSPAAENGQTPLGAVRTESAKLAPIHESWKTGRSVAWKRIHNLPEFVYFNHAAHVNSGVSCVSCHGRIDQMEVVYQHEQLSMAWCITCHRNPNEHLRPVELVTKLDWKADDHDWGEFASQEEFAKAHREEHNINPQVHCAVCHR, encoded by the coding sequence ATGAAACGTTTTTTGTTTCCACGTTGGGTCAATCCCTTCTTGGGCGTTCTGGGACTGGCCCTTGTTGGCGGGGGCGTGTACGCCGCTGCCATGGGTGGACTGGTGACGGACCCTCAGACTCTCAACGTGGGCTATCAACCGACGCAACCGGTCCCCTTCAGTCACGCGCTTCACGCGGGACAGTTGAAAATGGATTGTCGGTATTGCCACAACACTGTGTTTGATGCGGCTCACGCGGCGGTGCCTCCCACCGCGACTTGCGTGAACTGCCACTCACCTGCCGCCGAGAACGGGCAAACACCATTGGGTGCAGTTCGAACGGAAAGTGCCAAGTTGGCACCGATCCACGAGAGTTGGAAAACGGGTCGGAGTGTGGCTTGGAAGCGAATTCACAACCTGCCGGAGTTCGTGTACTTCAACCACGCCGCGCACGTGAATTCAGGCGTCAGTTGCGTCTCCTGCCACGGACGCATCGATCAAATGGAAGTCGTGTACCAACACGAGCAGTTGTCGATGGCCTGGTGCATCACCTGTCACCGCAACCCAAATGAACACCTTCGCCCCGTCGAGCTGGTGACCAAGCTGGATTGGAAAGCGGACGACCACGATTGGGGTGAATTCGCCAGCCAAGAAGAATTCGCGAAGGCCCACCGAGAAGAACACAACATCAATCCACAAGTCCATTGTGCGGTTTGTCACCGATAG